The proteins below come from a single Desulfitobacterium metallireducens DSM 15288 genomic window:
- a CDS encoding MFS transporter — translation MKLVELAKNDLVRIHQALHKIIGGVKVVQLNKVENSRMHYGWFIVFGGFLSQIILLISLQTLPIVLQEVKASLSLDNASAGMILSVYGLCYAGFSFFWGALSDKIGTRKTLTIAGFLSALMLLAFGLVADSLTKALIIFALIGFGSAGIYSATIPKLIGEWFYPSKRGRAMSLITPGGVLTGAALGIFAPRLVKSYGWQNTFVILGVLAIVVTVIVFAIIRNKPSEKGLMPVGTPPEEVVTSSAISQSKPQAKGKGFSDVLKMKITWHLSSMYIFWQLGYMAVTAFLAVTIRSAGFTAVQAGLAVTIYNLCQLVGQQVWGPLSDRIERKYVIVISSLWWVAFAFGYIFVFGKGLTFMYAAIGLMGIGIGNIPVILAAFTDYYPKEITGSGTGIISTLAVVGRFFGPMLAGIIADFSGKTTSAFSFAAIMMFIAAIIALLLPSARSPKTS, via the coding sequence TTGAAGTTAGTAGAGTTAGCAAAAAACGATTTGGTTAGAATTCATCAAGCACTTCATAAAATTATTGGAGGTGTCAAAGTGGTTCAACTCAATAAAGTGGAGAATAGTCGCATGCATTATGGGTGGTTCATTGTTTTTGGCGGATTTCTCAGCCAAATTATCCTGCTTATCAGCCTGCAAACGCTGCCTATTGTCCTGCAAGAAGTAAAAGCTTCCCTATCTTTAGATAATGCTTCGGCAGGCATGATTCTTTCAGTTTATGGGTTATGTTATGCTGGATTTTCATTCTTTTGGGGAGCGTTATCTGATAAAATTGGAACACGTAAAACGCTGACGATTGCAGGTTTTTTATCTGCCTTGATGCTCTTGGCATTTGGCCTTGTTGCCGATTCTTTAACTAAAGCTTTGATAATCTTTGCTTTGATTGGCTTCGGATCAGCAGGTATCTACAGTGCTACCATACCAAAACTGATCGGCGAGTGGTTTTATCCAAGCAAACGGGGGAGAGCAATGAGCCTTATCACCCCCGGAGGTGTTCTTACAGGTGCTGCTTTGGGAATTTTTGCCCCGCGGCTTGTCAAAAGTTATGGTTGGCAAAATACCTTCGTTATATTAGGAGTATTAGCTATTGTTGTTACCGTGATAGTTTTCGCAATCATAAGAAACAAACCTTCTGAAAAAGGCTTAATGCCAGTAGGTACTCCACCAGAAGAAGTCGTAACGTCCTCAGCAATTTCGCAAAGCAAACCCCAGGCAAAAGGGAAAGGCTTCTCAGATGTACTTAAGATGAAAATAACCTGGCATCTTAGCTCAATGTATATCTTTTGGCAATTAGGTTATATGGCTGTTACTGCTTTTCTTGCGGTAACAATTCGAAGTGCTGGATTTACAGCTGTTCAAGCAGGTTTGGCAGTAACGATATACAATTTATGTCAGCTTGTTGGACAACAAGTATGGGGACCTTTGTCCGATCGTATCGAACGGAAATATGTTATTGTTATCTCAAGTCTATGGTGGGTTGCTTTCGCTTTTGGATATATTTTCGTTTTCGGAAAAGGACTTACCTTTATGTATGCAGCGATAGGACTAATGGGGATAGGTATTGGCAACATTCCAGTAATCTTAGCGGCCTTTACAGATTACTATCCTAAAGAAATTACTGGCTCGGGAACGGGTATCATTTCTACTTTAGCAGTAGTTGGCCGCTTTTTTGGTCCGATGCTTGCGGGTATTATCGCGGACTTTAGTGGTAAAACGACGTCTGCCTTTTCATTTGCTGCTATCATGATGTTTATTGCAGCAATCATTGCTCTTTTGCTTCCAAGTGCGAGATCCCCAAAGACTTCTTAG
- a CDS encoding 4Fe-4S dicluster domain-containing protein: protein MSQYGLMIDYEYCTGCHSCEVACKNELKLPRGKWGIKLTEVGPFQLTGDKWEWDYIAVPTDLCNLCKDRVEKGEKPSCVHHCLGQAMEYGPVEELAKKMAEKGKKVMMFIP from the coding sequence ATGTCGCAATATGGTTTAATGATTGATTACGAATATTGCACGGGTTGCCATTCATGCGAAGTTGCTTGCAAGAATGAATTAAAGCTTCCTCGTGGCAAGTGGGGAATTAAACTCACTGAAGTTGGTCCATTTCAGTTAACAGGTGATAAATGGGAATGGGATTATATTGCCGTGCCAACCGACCTCTGCAATCTATGTAAAGATCGTGTCGAAAAGGGAGAAAAGCCATCCTGTGTTCATCACTGCTTAGGTCAAGCGATGGAATATGGTCCTGTAGAGGAATTAGCCAAGAAAATGGCTGAAAAAGGCAAAAAAGTTATGATGTTTATTCCTTAA
- a CDS encoding molybdopterin-dependent oxidoreductase — MQKEWAQQEDGEYVVRTCGWSPPGDHPVGCGMKLHVKDGKLVKVEGDPENPITQGRLCIRCLSLPEYVHHPQRITHPMKRDPKKRGEDAWEQISWDEAWDIIVDKVNDIKAKWGAESIVVYGGTGREACLYYYPLGFSALQTPNVCYGQSGWSCYGPRCSVSDFILGAGYPEIDYAGFFEDRFNHPGWKLPEYIVLWGKEPLKSNPDGFFGHAIIDMMKLGSKLIMIDPRISWLATRADYVLQLRPGTDTALALAMLNVIINEDLYDHDFAENWCYGFDELKERVQEYPPEKVADITWVPKEKIVEVARVIANAKPCTFGWGLAFDQNPNGVQLGQAFLAIVAITGNIDVPGGVTVGPPAALLGKWRMDARSELTEELWDKRLGAKEYPGFATGMATTQPDVTLDTLETGKPYPLKMAWFNSTNFLSATCSAQPERWYKALLKMEFNVIQETFMTPTAMALADIFLPLPSFAEHDGVVITHYGRNTIFLGAMNKALNVGDCKSDIEVCIELGKRLNPKAWPYDSVEDFFDSQLKPELGISFNDLREKGVVNPPYEYKKYEKGLQRPDGEPGFTTVTGKVELYSVLYESWGDDPLPYYMEPPYSPISTPELFEQYPLILTTGARTFASFHSEHRQVASCREIVPDPIMEIHPETAKRLGISEGDWVIIENMFGKAKEKAHLTPAISEKVVHAQHGWWFPERKGTAPDLFGVFESNPNTMIPHKHIGKLGFGAPYKSIICKVYKAED; from the coding sequence ATGCAAAAAGAATGGGCGCAACAAGAAGATGGCGAATATGTCGTTAGGACTTGCGGTTGGTCCCCGCCAGGAGATCATCCAGTAGGCTGCGGTATGAAATTGCATGTTAAGGATGGCAAACTTGTTAAAGTTGAAGGAGACCCAGAAAATCCGATTACACAAGGCAGATTGTGTATTCGATGTTTATCACTCCCTGAGTATGTCCATCATCCTCAACGGATTACACATCCTATGAAGCGCGATCCTAAGAAACGCGGTGAAGATGCGTGGGAGCAAATCTCTTGGGATGAGGCTTGGGATATTATTGTAGATAAAGTTAATGATATTAAAGCAAAATGGGGAGCTGAATCCATCGTCGTGTATGGCGGAACCGGAAGGGAAGCCTGCCTGTATTACTATCCACTAGGCTTCTCTGCACTCCAAACTCCTAATGTCTGCTACGGACAAAGCGGCTGGTCTTGCTATGGCCCCAGATGCTCTGTTTCGGACTTTATTTTGGGTGCAGGATATCCTGAAATCGACTATGCCGGTTTCTTCGAAGATCGTTTCAATCATCCAGGTTGGAAGCTGCCAGAATATATTGTTTTATGGGGTAAAGAACCACTAAAATCAAATCCTGATGGTTTCTTTGGTCATGCCATTATTGACATGATGAAATTGGGAAGCAAACTTATTATGATTGACCCAAGAATCAGCTGGCTTGCTACCCGAGCAGATTATGTCCTTCAATTAAGACCTGGAACGGATACGGCCCTTGCCCTCGCTATGCTTAACGTTATCATAAACGAGGACCTCTATGATCATGATTTTGCGGAAAATTGGTGTTACGGTTTTGACGAACTGAAGGAACGTGTTCAGGAATATCCACCTGAAAAGGTTGCTGATATTACTTGGGTACCCAAAGAAAAAATTGTGGAAGTTGCCAGAGTTATCGCTAATGCTAAGCCGTGTACATTCGGTTGGGGATTAGCATTTGACCAAAACCCAAATGGAGTTCAACTCGGACAGGCTTTCCTCGCTATAGTTGCTATCACAGGGAATATCGACGTTCCTGGAGGAGTCACCGTTGGACCGCCAGCTGCACTCCTTGGAAAATGGCGTATGGATGCTCGGAGTGAGCTTACGGAAGAGCTTTGGGACAAACGGCTGGGTGCCAAAGAATATCCTGGATTTGCTACAGGAATGGCTACAACTCAACCGGATGTAACCTTAGACACTCTTGAAACAGGTAAACCTTATCCGCTCAAGATGGCTTGGTTTAACAGTACCAACTTCCTCAGTGCGACCTGTTCGGCACAACCTGAAAGATGGTATAAGGCTCTTCTGAAAATGGAGTTCAATGTCATACAAGAAACATTTATGACTCCAACAGCAATGGCCCTTGCCGATATTTTCTTACCGCTTCCTTCATTTGCTGAGCATGACGGTGTAGTTATCACTCACTATGGTCGGAATACTATTTTCCTAGGAGCGATGAACAAAGCCTTAAATGTCGGCGACTGCAAATCAGATATCGAGGTTTGTATCGAATTAGGTAAACGGCTCAATCCAAAGGCTTGGCCTTATGACTCCGTTGAAGATTTCTTTGATAGCCAACTAAAACCGGAATTAGGTATCAGCTTCAATGATCTGAGAGAAAAAGGGGTCGTCAATCCTCCATACGAGTATAAAAAATACGAAAAAGGTCTGCAAAGACCGGACGGTGAGCCTGGCTTTACAACGGTAACAGGGAAGGTTGAACTTTACTCTGTGCTCTATGAATCATGGGGTGACGATCCTCTGCCATATTATATGGAACCACCGTATAGCCCTATTAGTACACCTGAACTTTTTGAGCAATATCCGTTGATTCTGACAACAGGTGCAAGAACGTTCGCCTCCTTCCATTCTGAACATAGACAGGTTGCAAGCTGTCGTGAAATTGTGCCCGATCCGATCATGGAAATCCATCCTGAGACAGCTAAGCGTCTGGGAATTAGCGAGGGAGATTGGGTAATCATTGAAAATATGTTCGGTAAGGCTAAAGAGAAGGCCCATTTGACTCCTGCAATTTCTGAAAAGGTTGTCCATGCCCAACATGGCTGGTGGTTCCCAGAAAGAAAAGGTACAGCACCCGATTTGTTTGGAGTTTTTGAATCCAATCCAAATACTATGATACCGCATAAACACATTGGAAAACTCGGTTTCGGAGCCCCCTATAAATCTATTATCTGCAAGGTTTACAAGGCTGAAGACTAA